A region of Leifsonia xyli DNA encodes the following proteins:
- a CDS encoding amino acid transporter, giving the protein MLATFFTGLGSAASLIIAIGAQNAFVLRQGLRRQHVLPIVIICVLSDAILIAAGVAGIGVIVKNAPIALEIVRWAGFLFLVGYAVFAARRALKPESLSTSGAVAGSLAAAVGTCLAITWLNPHVYLDTVLLLGSLSASHGDPGRWAFGAGAATASLLWFGMLGFGARFAAPVFAKPVAWRILDGAIAVLMLVLAVLLVV; this is encoded by the coding sequence GTGCTCGCGACGTTCTTCACCGGCCTCGGCTCAGCGGCCTCCCTCATCATCGCCATCGGCGCGCAGAACGCGTTCGTCCTCCGGCAGGGTCTCCGCCGCCAGCATGTGCTTCCGATCGTGATCATCTGCGTGCTCAGCGACGCCATCCTGATCGCCGCAGGTGTCGCCGGGATCGGCGTGATCGTGAAGAACGCCCCGATCGCGCTGGAGATCGTCCGATGGGCGGGCTTCCTCTTCCTCGTCGGCTATGCCGTCTTCGCCGCCCGCCGTGCCCTGAAGCCCGAGTCGCTCAGCACCTCCGGTGCCGTCGCCGGCTCGCTGGCGGCCGCGGTCGGCACCTGCCTCGCGATCACGTGGCTGAACCCGCACGTGTACCTCGACACCGTGCTCCTGCTCGGCTCGCTCTCGGCGTCACACGGCGACCCGGGGCGCTGGGCGTTCGGCGCGGGAGCGGCAACCGCCAGCCTGCTCTGGTTCGGGATGCTCGGCTTCGGCGCCCGCTTCGCAGCTCCCGTGTTCGCGAAGCCGGTCGCGTGGCGCATCCTCGACGGTGCGATCGCCGTGCTGATGCTGGTGCTCGCCGTGCTGCTCGTCGTCTGA
- a CDS encoding GCN5 family acetyltransferase: MAIVVPTLTEGRVTLRPIRLRDARGLERSLLDNRGWLRQWEATSPYAPGSFDTRASIRSLLANARAGHGLPFIVEWDGQLAGQLNVSSITYGSLSSATIGYWIAEEFAGRNITPTAVALATDYCFYQLGLHRMEICIRPENAPSLRVVEKLGFRYEGLRRRYIHINGDWRDHFCFGLVSEELSQGVLRRWLDHNVPADAALIPPEDRAAAAVPLPVSRHR; the protein is encoded by the coding sequence GTGGCGATCGTGGTCCCCACCCTCACCGAGGGCCGCGTGACGTTGCGCCCCATCCGCTTGCGGGATGCGCGCGGGCTCGAGCGCTCGCTGCTCGACAACCGTGGCTGGCTGCGGCAGTGGGAGGCGACCAGCCCTTACGCGCCGGGGTCGTTCGACACCCGGGCGAGCATCCGGTCGCTCCTCGCGAACGCGCGCGCCGGTCACGGGCTGCCGTTCATCGTGGAGTGGGACGGGCAGCTCGCCGGGCAGCTCAACGTGTCGTCGATCACCTACGGCTCGTTGTCGAGCGCGACGATCGGGTACTGGATCGCCGAGGAGTTCGCCGGCCGCAACATCACTCCCACGGCGGTGGCGCTGGCGACGGACTACTGCTTCTACCAGCTGGGCCTGCACCGGATGGAGATCTGCATCCGTCCCGAGAATGCGCCGAGCCTGCGTGTGGTCGAGAAGCTCGGGTTCCGCTACGAGGGCCTGCGGCGCCGCTACATCCACATCAACGGGGACTGGCGCGACCACTTCTGCTTCGGTCTGGTGTCGGAGGAGCTGAGTCAGGGCGTGCTGCGGCGGTGGCTCGACCACAACGTGCCGGCCGACGCCGCGCTGATCCCACCGGAGGACCGTGCGGCGGCCGCCGTGCCCTTGCCGGTGTCGCGGCACCGCTGA
- a CDS encoding UTP--glucose-1-phosphate uridylyltransferase, with protein sequence MANHDRVTKAVIPAAGLGTRFLPATKAMPKEMLPVVDKPAIQYVVEEAVDAGLHDVLMVTGRNKNALENHFDRNSELEETLIKKGDTDRLEKVNYSTALADMHYVRQGDPKGLGHAVLRAKMHVGREPFAVLLGDDIIDARDDLLKRMLTVQQQRHASVVALLEVDPDSIHLYGAAAVEPTDEDDVVRITGLVEKPDKEHAPSNYAVIGRYVLRPEVFDVLERTEPGRGGEIQLTDALQSMAEAPDWTGGVYGVVFRGRRYDTGDRLDYIKAIVRLAIDREDLGPELRPWLREFASELEDEPSEFVAEMPADPTGPIQTLSARDH encoded by the coding sequence ATGGCTAACCATGACCGCGTTACGAAAGCAGTGATCCCCGCCGCCGGACTCGGAACCCGCTTCCTCCCCGCGACGAAAGCTATGCCCAAGGAGATGCTGCCGGTCGTGGACAAGCCCGCTATCCAGTACGTGGTCGAGGAGGCCGTGGACGCGGGCCTGCACGACGTCCTCATGGTCACCGGCCGCAACAAGAACGCCCTCGAGAACCACTTCGACCGCAACTCCGAGCTGGAGGAGACCCTCATCAAGAAGGGCGACACCGACCGGCTCGAGAAGGTCAACTACTCGACCGCCCTCGCCGACATGCATTACGTGCGTCAGGGCGACCCGAAGGGCCTCGGCCACGCGGTACTGCGCGCCAAGATGCACGTCGGCCGCGAGCCGTTCGCCGTGCTCCTCGGCGACGACATCATCGACGCGCGCGACGACCTCCTCAAGCGCATGCTGACGGTACAGCAGCAACGCCACGCGAGCGTGGTGGCGCTCCTCGAGGTCGACCCCGACTCCATCCACCTCTACGGCGCGGCGGCCGTCGAGCCGACCGACGAGGACGATGTCGTCCGCATCACCGGCCTGGTCGAGAAGCCGGACAAGGAGCACGCCCCCTCGAACTACGCCGTCATCGGCCGCTACGTGCTGCGCCCCGAGGTGTTCGACGTCCTGGAGCGCACCGAGCCCGGCCGCGGCGGCGAGATCCAGCTGACGGACGCCCTGCAGTCGATGGCCGAGGCACCCGATTGGACCGGCGGCGTCTACGGCGTCGTGTTCCGCGGCCGCCGGTACGACACGGGCGACCGGCTCGACTACATCAAGGCGATCGTCCGCCTGGCGATCGACCGCGAGGACCTCGGTCCGGAGCTCCGCCCTTGGCTGCGCGAGTTCGCCAGCGAGCTGGAGGACGAGCCCTCGGAGTTCGTGGCGGAGATGCCGGCCGACCCGACCGGCCCCATCCAGACGCTCTCCGCCCGCGACCACTGA
- a CDS encoding 5-formyltetrahydrofolate cyclo-ligase, whose product MDPDTAAHRKRALRAELRERRQNLTTTERQGATAGITRNLVDLATDLSARSVAAYLSTPIEPDTRPFLNWAHTQGLRVLLPISREDGLLDWTTGDGESETEGLFGLPEAVGELLGPIAINDVDLILVPAAAVDATGMRMGWGRGYFDKTLGSMEKCPPVYAVLFDGELVDEVPRERHDQPVDGAVTPTRIVQFT is encoded by the coding sequence ATGGATCCGGACACTGCCGCTCATCGCAAGCGCGCCCTGCGGGCGGAGCTGCGCGAGCGCCGGCAGAACCTCACCACGACCGAGCGACAGGGCGCGACGGCGGGCATCACCCGCAACCTCGTCGACCTGGCGACCGACCTGTCGGCCCGCTCCGTGGCCGCGTACCTCTCCACCCCGATCGAGCCGGACACGCGCCCGTTCCTCAACTGGGCGCACACGCAGGGCCTCCGAGTGCTGCTGCCCATCTCACGCGAGGACGGCCTCCTCGACTGGACCACCGGCGACGGCGAGTCCGAGACCGAGGGCCTGTTCGGGCTGCCGGAGGCGGTCGGCGAGCTGCTCGGCCCGATCGCGATCAACGACGTCGACCTCATCCTGGTCCCGGCCGCCGCGGTCGACGCGACGGGGATGCGGATGGGGTGGGGCCGCGGATACTTCGACAAGACGCTCGGGAGCATGGAAAAATGTCCCCCGGTGTACGCCGTCCTGTTCGACGGCGAACTCGTGGACGAGGTGCCGCGCGAGCGCCACGACCAGCCGGTGGACGGCGCGGTCACCCCGACCCGGATCGTCCAGTTCACCTGA
- a CDS encoding FmdB family transcriptional regulator has protein sequence MPTYSYSCRDCGHAFDIQQAFTDDALTVCPNCGGSLRKVFGTVGVTFNGSGFYRTDSRGGTKSSDTSSSPSSSSSSSTSTSSPSSTPSSGSAA, from the coding sequence ATGCCCACCTACTCCTACTCGTGCCGCGACTGCGGCCACGCCTTCGACATCCAGCAGGCCTTCACCGACGACGCCCTCACGGTGTGCCCGAACTGCGGCGGCTCGCTCCGCAAGGTGTTCGGGACCGTCGGCGTGACGTTCAACGGCTCCGGGTTCTACCGGACCGACTCGCGCGGCGGCACGAAGTCGTCGGACACGTCGTCGTCCCCGTCCAGCTCGTCGTCCTCCAGCACTTCCACCAGCTCCCCCTCGTCGACGCCGTCGTCGGGTTCCGCCGCCTAG
- a CDS encoding mechanosensitive ion channel protein MscL, translated as MIKGFKEFILRGNVIDLAVAVVIGAAFTAVVTSIVNNLINPLLNSFFDAKSLDSALVFTINKSEFHIGSIIGAIINFLIVAIVVYFVFVLPMNMAKQRAERLRKKGVVEPDKPVTDLDLLTEIRDLLAAQQSPPQPTGKHADPLP; from the coding sequence ATGATCAAAGGCTTCAAGGAGTTCATCCTCCGCGGGAACGTCATCGACCTCGCTGTCGCCGTCGTCATCGGCGCGGCTTTCACGGCGGTGGTCACGTCGATCGTCAACAACCTGATCAATCCGCTGCTGAACAGCTTCTTCGATGCGAAGTCGCTGGACAGCGCGCTCGTGTTCACGATCAACAAGTCGGAGTTCCACATCGGGTCGATCATCGGCGCGATCATCAACTTCCTGATCGTCGCGATCGTGGTCTACTTCGTGTTCGTCCTCCCGATGAACATGGCGAAGCAGCGCGCCGAGCGCCTCCGCAAGAAGGGCGTCGTCGAGCCGGACAAGCCGGTCACCGACCTCGACCTCCTCACCGAGATCCGCGACCTCCTGGCCGCGCAGCAGTCGCCGCCGCAGCCCACCGGCAAGCACGCCGACCCGCTCCCGTAG
- a CDS encoding AAA family ATPase, protein MWRLDRKTEDDDARSVIADDDALNPRTTTAPHTLSLGDPGLVAGNIAEPVWTRWRDEIASIGGASPLLHFEDSPRTRIELSTTHPGGLPQFITGQSTLLSSLIRDELALRTARAAANAITQKGIELRSVRGIESVHLAIGLAQWRHGSEEYFAPILLRPLAIRRYGRDFELKLKGQTYLNPELARALAEQFQITLDADAFVALAVSNGVFKPQPVIDRLRGLTSHLPWFNVQPRLVASSFADVAPALSEEARDLDTVLLDALAGNPTARSTVESAFNPVDPIRQDERPPATDTLLLDADEEQENVVAQIAAGNSIVVKTLPGTGGTQTIVNAIGALVAQHKRVLVVSPRRSSLDDIAQRLTQAGLPGLAVTPRTLRRDLVQSIARNEKATQPKVTDVDEALVRLRKVLVDYRAALTRRDSVLRVSVLDALRELSHLSLLPSPPSTTARLGRRAIEALARDRDASADALIRAARLGEFRYGPNDSPWYGASFTTTEEGKSAHELAKKLNRAELPRLLDRANALIGQTRMRPFASIAELGVYLRLLLDIRETLDKFTPSVFDRSLTELIAATASRRESPSMSGANRRRLRKHALEYVRPGVHVTDLNESLRRIQQQRILWNRFAVAGVVPEVPVGIADVQVAYQRVAEDLARLDIPLRRTGTPQSLAALPVEELTRQIAGLAAESEVLANLQERTALLTQLRDLELDPLISDLSIRHVPETQVSAELELAWWQSVLESLLANDRALLNANTGVLDRLEADFRLVDEAHASATGKQLAWMLSETWKIGIVDWPDEAAALKRLLKSTVPTATSLNEAAPHLARPLAPVWLVSPYEIPSIGREVGFDAVLLVDAGASSLAENVPVIRRARQVVAFGDPVTQTPSRFDIGVHEYGTTVEELDVDALHAESALARLSELLPVYTLSRSYRAGGEDLAELVNRRFYGGMIDSLPWAGTYLGHGSLALHYVTGGQGMPDSDTGAVESTDAEVAKVVELVLAHATERPRESLMVITASERHAVRVNQAVLAAFAKRSELADFILGDRAEPFTVVTLDQSVGQSRDRVIFSIGYGRTPHGRLLSNFGALAEPGGDRLLAVGMTRGRRGMDIVSCFKPEDIDESRMRHGIAALAQVLGEADQLQAAAPEYLSQDADPMVLDLAKRLARHGLDVHLGYRGKLTLVASHEGRAVVVETDDDVSKGSLRESLRLRPDVLRRLGWHYLRVHSFELFADPDAVASRVAKLIGKGEPDAVTAPIELPQL, encoded by the coding sequence GTGTGGCGACTGGACAGGAAGACCGAGGATGACGACGCGAGGTCGGTCATCGCAGACGACGACGCCCTGAACCCGCGCACCACGACCGCTCCGCACACCCTCAGCCTGGGCGACCCGGGACTGGTCGCCGGCAACATCGCCGAGCCGGTCTGGACGCGGTGGCGCGACGAGATCGCGTCCATCGGCGGCGCCTCCCCGCTGCTCCATTTCGAGGACAGCCCGCGGACGCGCATCGAGTTGAGCACCACGCATCCCGGCGGGCTGCCGCAGTTCATCACCGGGCAGAGCACGCTGCTGTCGAGCCTGATCCGCGACGAGCTGGCGCTCCGCACAGCCCGCGCCGCCGCGAACGCGATCACGCAGAAGGGGATCGAGCTGCGCTCGGTCCGCGGCATCGAGTCCGTGCACCTCGCGATCGGCCTGGCGCAGTGGCGCCACGGGTCCGAGGAGTACTTCGCTCCCATCCTGCTGCGCCCGCTCGCCATTCGCCGCTACGGCCGCGACTTCGAGCTGAAGCTGAAGGGCCAGACCTACCTCAACCCGGAGCTCGCCCGCGCACTCGCGGAGCAGTTCCAGATCACCCTCGACGCGGACGCCTTCGTCGCGCTCGCCGTCTCGAACGGCGTGTTCAAGCCGCAGCCGGTGATCGACCGCCTGCGCGGCCTGACCTCGCACCTGCCGTGGTTCAACGTGCAGCCGCGTCTGGTCGCATCCTCGTTCGCCGACGTCGCGCCGGCGCTCAGCGAGGAGGCCCGCGACCTCGACACCGTGCTGCTGGACGCTCTGGCCGGCAACCCGACCGCGCGCTCGACGGTCGAGAGCGCCTTCAACCCGGTGGACCCGATCCGCCAGGACGAGCGCCCGCCCGCGACCGACACCCTCCTGCTCGACGCCGACGAGGAGCAGGAGAACGTGGTCGCCCAGATCGCGGCCGGCAACTCGATCGTCGTCAAGACGCTGCCGGGCACCGGCGGCACGCAGACCATCGTCAACGCGATCGGCGCGCTCGTCGCCCAGCACAAGCGCGTGCTGGTGGTGAGCCCGCGCCGCTCCAGCCTCGACGACATCGCCCAGCGCTTGACGCAGGCCGGGCTCCCCGGGCTCGCGGTGACGCCGCGCACGCTGCGCCGCGACCTGGTGCAGTCGATCGCCCGCAACGAGAAGGCCACGCAGCCGAAGGTCACCGACGTCGACGAGGCGCTGGTGCGTCTCCGCAAGGTGCTCGTCGACTACCGCGCGGCGCTGACCCGCCGCGACTCCGTGCTCCGCGTGTCGGTGCTGGATGCGCTGCGCGAGCTGTCGCACCTGTCGCTGCTGCCCTCGCCGCCGTCGACCACCGCCCGATTGGGCCGCCGCGCGATCGAAGCGCTGGCACGCGACCGCGACGCGTCGGCCGACGCCCTGATCCGCGCCGCCCGGCTGGGGGAGTTCCGGTACGGGCCCAACGACTCGCCCTGGTACGGCGCCTCCTTCACCACGACGGAGGAGGGCAAGAGCGCCCACGAGCTCGCCAAGAAGCTGAACCGCGCCGAGCTGCCGCGCTTGCTGGACCGCGCCAACGCGCTGATCGGCCAGACCCGGATGCGGCCCTTCGCGTCCATCGCCGAGCTCGGCGTCTACCTGCGCCTGCTCCTCGATATCCGCGAGACGCTCGACAAGTTCACTCCGTCGGTGTTCGACCGGTCGCTCACCGAGCTGATCGCGGCCACCGCGTCCCGTCGCGAGTCGCCGTCGATGTCGGGCGCGAACCGCCGTCGGCTGCGCAAGCACGCGCTCGAATACGTCCGCCCGGGCGTGCACGTCACTGATCTCAACGAGAGCCTCCGGCGCATCCAGCAGCAGCGCATCCTGTGGAATCGCTTCGCCGTCGCCGGCGTCGTGCCCGAGGTGCCGGTCGGCATCGCGGACGTGCAGGTCGCCTACCAGCGCGTCGCGGAAGACCTCGCGCGGCTTGACATCCCGCTGCGCCGCACCGGAACGCCGCAGTCGCTCGCCGCGTTGCCGGTCGAGGAGCTGACCCGCCAGATCGCGGGCCTCGCCGCCGAGTCCGAGGTGCTCGCCAACCTGCAGGAGCGCACCGCGCTGCTCACCCAGCTGCGCGACCTCGAGCTCGACCCGCTGATCTCCGACCTCTCCATCCGCCACGTGCCCGAGACGCAGGTCAGCGCCGAGCTGGAGCTGGCCTGGTGGCAGTCGGTGCTGGAGTCCCTCCTCGCGAACGACCGCGCCCTGCTCAACGCCAACACCGGCGTGCTCGACCGCCTCGAGGCCGACTTCCGCCTCGTCGACGAGGCGCACGCCTCCGCGACCGGCAAGCAGCTCGCGTGGATGCTGTCCGAGACCTGGAAGATCGGCATCGTGGACTGGCCCGACGAGGCCGCCGCGCTGAAGCGCCTGCTCAAGAGCACCGTCCCGACGGCGACCTCGCTCAACGAGGCCGCGCCGCACCTGGCGCGCCCGCTCGCGCCGGTGTGGCTGGTGTCGCCCTACGAGATCCCGTCGATCGGCCGCGAGGTCGGGTTCGACGCGGTGCTGCTCGTGGATGCGGGCGCGTCCAGCCTCGCCGAGAACGTCCCGGTCATCCGCCGCGCCCGACAGGTCGTCGCCTTCGGCGACCCGGTGACGCAGACCCCGTCGCGCTTCGACATCGGCGTGCACGAATACGGCACGACCGTCGAGGAGCTCGACGTGGACGCGCTGCACGCCGAGTCGGCGCTGGCCCGGCTCTCCGAGCTGCTCCCGGTGTACACGCTCAGCCGCAGCTACCGCGCCGGCGGCGAAGACCTCGCGGAACTCGTCAACCGCCGCTTCTACGGAGGGATGATCGACTCCCTCCCGTGGGCCGGCACCTACCTCGGTCACGGCAGCCTGGCGCTGCACTACGTGACTGGCGGCCAGGGGATGCCCGACAGCGACACGGGGGCCGTCGAGTCGACGGATGCCGAGGTCGCCAAGGTCGTGGAGCTGGTGCTCGCGCACGCCACCGAGCGGCCGCGCGAGTCCCTCATGGTCATCACCGCCAGCGAACGGCACGCGGTGCGGGTCAACCAAGCGGTGCTGGCGGCCTTCGCGAAGCGCTCGGAACTGGCCGACTTCATCCTGGGCGATCGCGCCGAGCCGTTCACCGTGGTGACGCTCGACCAGTCGGTGGGCCAGAGCCGCGACCGAGTCATCTTCTCCATCGGCTACGGCCGCACCCCGCACGGACGCCTGCTGTCGAACTTCGGCGCCCTGGCCGAGCCGGGCGGCGACCGGCTGCTCGCGGTCGGCATGACCCGCGGCCGCCGCGGCATGGACATCGTCTCCTGCTTCAAGCCGGAGGACATCGACGAGTCGCGGATGCGCCACGGCATCGCCGCGCTGGCGCAGGTGCTGGGGGAGGCGGACCAGCTCCAGGCGGCCGCGCCGGAGTACCTCAGCCAGGACGCAGACCCCATGGTGCTCGACCTGGCCAAGCGCCTCGCGCGGCACGGGCTGGATGTGCACCTCGGCTACCGCGGAAAGCTCACGCTGGTCGCCTCGCACGAGGGCCGCGCGGTGGTCGTGGAGACCGACGACGACGTGTCGAAGGGGAGCCTCCGCGAGTCGCTGCGCCTGCGTCCGGACGTGCTGCGCCGCCTCGGCTGGCACTACCTCCGGGTGCACAGCTTCGAGCTGTTCGCCGACCCGGACGCGGTGGCGTCGCGGGTGGCGAAGCTGATCGGCAAGGGCGAGCCCGACGCGGTGACGGCGCCGATCGAGCTGCCGCAGCTCTAG
- a CDS encoding transcriptional regulator, with the protein MSFTSGDERTAEHREERRATVTDPRALRALAHPLRLALLDHLMSFGPRTASECAAVVGSTPSNCSYHLRALAKVGLVEAADAEDGRERPWRSAATGLSFGRSEDPEFAIGSDTVERALADRQVDDEGALVHRAIAQRDEQPVEWREASMLNGYALKLTPAELRELGERLDALIRPYIALTRGDAPDGSDVVALHLNAFRHPDAIAAARALEQDRGAAE; encoded by the coding sequence ATGTCTTTCACATCGGGTGACGAGCGCACCGCCGAACACCGCGAGGAGCGTCGTGCGACGGTCACCGACCCCCGCGCGCTGCGGGCGCTCGCGCACCCCCTCCGCCTCGCCCTGCTCGACCACCTGATGTCGTTCGGCCCCCGCACCGCCAGCGAGTGCGCCGCCGTGGTCGGCTCCACGCCCTCCAACTGCAGCTACCACCTGCGCGCGCTCGCCAAGGTCGGGCTGGTGGAGGCGGCGGATGCGGAGGACGGCCGAGAGCGTCCCTGGCGGTCCGCTGCGACCGGGCTGAGCTTCGGCCGGTCGGAGGACCCGGAGTTCGCGATCGGCTCCGACACGGTCGAGCGCGCGCTCGCCGATCGGCAGGTCGACGACGAGGGCGCGCTGGTGCACCGTGCGATCGCCCAGCGCGACGAGCAGCCGGTGGAGTGGCGCGAGGCCAGCATGCTGAACGGGTACGCCCTGAAGCTGACGCCCGCCGAGCTCCGCGAGCTGGGGGAGCGACTGGATGCGCTCATCCGCCCGTACATCGCCCTCACCCGCGGCGACGCGCCCGACGGCAGTGACGTCGTGGCGCTGCACCTCAACGCGTTCCGGCACCCGGACGCGATCGCCGCCGCCCGAGCGCTCGAGCAGGACCGAGGGGCCGCGGAATGA
- a CDS encoding methyltransferase type 11, which produces MSDSAAGRAGDGPNEGRDTAGAEYAERLRRLDASWWRRTLNVQAPYRWNIRRLHLGRVLDVGSGLGRNLAHLGNNGVGVDHNPESVAIARARGLNSFTSDEFPSTEYAKPGTFDSMLMAHVVEHVDPDFAVELVRMYLPYVKPGGRAVFITPQERGYASDATHVSFMDFEGLHRLAERVGLTVEREYSFPLPRAAGKAFTYNEFVVLTRIPA; this is translated from the coding sequence ATGTCCGACAGCGCAGCCGGACGTGCGGGCGACGGTCCGAACGAGGGGCGCGACACCGCAGGCGCGGAGTACGCCGAACGCCTGCGTCGCCTCGACGCCTCGTGGTGGCGGCGGACGCTCAACGTCCAGGCGCCGTACCGCTGGAACATCAGGCGGCTTCACCTGGGCCGCGTCCTGGATGTGGGAAGCGGACTTGGCCGCAATCTGGCCCACTTAGGCAACAACGGCGTGGGGGTCGACCACAACCCGGAGTCGGTGGCCATCGCCCGTGCGCGCGGCCTCAACTCGTTCACGAGCGACGAGTTCCCGTCGACCGAGTATGCGAAGCCGGGCACGTTCGACTCCATGCTGATGGCGCACGTGGTCGAGCACGTCGACCCGGACTTCGCGGTCGAGCTGGTTCGGATGTACCTGCCGTACGTCAAGCCGGGCGGCCGGGCGGTCTTCATCACGCCGCAGGAGCGCGGCTACGCGAGCGACGCGACGCACGTGTCGTTCATGGACTTCGAGGGGCTGCACCGCTTGGCGGAGCGGGTCGGGCTGACCGTCGAGCGCGAGTACTCGTTCCCGCTCCCGCGCGCGGCCGGCAAAGCCTTCACCTACAACGAGTTCGTCGTCCTCACGCGCATCCCGGCCTGA
- a CDS encoding TetR family transcriptional regulator yields the protein MESDRRTRLTPDERRAQLVALGVAFLADNPLDQLTIEELSARAGVSRGLLFHYFGSKQGLHRDVVRTARDSMLYATEPIAGLPPLERLHDTLTRIVAFVREHSGTFYSLVRGVASADTEVRAVVEEARGEQAERVIAVFLELGVPDTPMLRIALRSWIAFAEEALVESAIGTDLPSEDIVGFLERSARGVVEALG from the coding sequence ATGGAATCCGACCGGCGCACCAGGCTGACGCCGGACGAGCGCCGGGCGCAGCTCGTCGCGCTGGGCGTCGCGTTCCTCGCCGACAACCCGCTGGACCAGCTGACCATCGAGGAGCTGTCGGCGCGGGCGGGCGTGTCGCGCGGACTGCTGTTCCACTACTTCGGGTCGAAGCAGGGGCTGCACCGGGATGTGGTGCGGACCGCGCGCGACAGCATGCTGTACGCGACGGAGCCGATCGCCGGCCTGCCTCCGCTGGAGCGGCTCCACGACACGCTGACGCGTATCGTCGCATTCGTGCGCGAGCACAGCGGGACGTTCTACTCCCTGGTGCGCGGCGTCGCCTCCGCGGATACGGAGGTGCGCGCGGTCGTCGAGGAGGCGCGCGGCGAGCAGGCCGAACGGGTCATCGCGGTCTTCCTCGAACTCGGCGTGCCGGACACTCCGATGCTGCGCATCGCGCTGCGGTCCTGGATCGCCTTCGCCGAGGAGGCGCTGGTCGAGAGCGCGATCGGCACCGACCTCCCGTCGGAGGACATCGTCGGCTTCCTCGAGCGCAGTGCCCGCGGGGTGGTGGAGGCGCTGGGCTAG
- a CDS encoding cholesterol esterase, translating into MKFRKLAGSHAGRIVLAAVPVAVVSTVLMAGVAQGAVPVSFAVSGSQFQISASKLDGTGFSQYAGVAPDTAGKNHQVAIANIKSATLSDLCQSVVTDTPLGKAGILITAGGDGKPASASDLQIGMTDLKGDSEFHNIRIGVDASTVNTAAKGSAGDFAQDSDTVTISNLQQTAWSTQASVFTLTGMHVQLTDGSKGCF; encoded by the coding sequence ATGAAGTTCCGAAAGCTCGCCGGGTCGCACGCCGGACGGATCGTTCTCGCAGCCGTCCCCGTGGCCGTCGTGTCCACCGTGCTCATGGCCGGTGTCGCGCAGGGCGCCGTGCCCGTCTCGTTCGCCGTCTCCGGCAGCCAGTTCCAGATCAGCGCGTCGAAGCTCGACGGCACCGGGTTCTCGCAGTACGCCGGTGTCGCGCCGGACACCGCGGGCAAGAACCACCAGGTCGCGATCGCCAACATCAAGTCGGCGACGCTCTCCGACCTCTGCCAGTCGGTCGTGACGGACACGCCGCTCGGCAAGGCGGGCATCCTGATCACCGCGGGCGGCGACGGAAAGCCGGCCAGCGCATCCGACCTGCAGATCGGCATGACCGACCTCAAGGGCGACTCGGAGTTCCACAACATCCGCATCGGCGTCGACGCCTCGACCGTCAACACCGCCGCCAAGGGCTCGGCCGGCGACTTCGCGCAGGACTCGGACACCGTCACCATCTCCAACCTCCAGCAGACCGCGTGGAGCACGCAGGCCTCGGTCTTCACCCTCACGGGGATGCACGTGCAGCTGACCGACGGTTCGAAGGGATGCTTCTGA
- a CDS encoding molecular chaperone DnaJ: MARNRDENRRAPRQSDPLVEAARYRLRRDAEARGEQVEEANAGQPSMDQRAQIVETAIQQAIRRGDFDNLPGAGKPLPGLTGTHDPDWWIRRKIEREQLTGLGPPALMLRTEDTELDARLDRLASEAAVREHLEGFNRRIVEARRQLQGGPPVVTPTRDVDEEVARWRQRREERIRQADETRRAQQEAWAALSRRERRRLRRENGR; this comes from the coding sequence ATGGCCCGCAACCGTGACGAGAACCGTCGCGCGCCTCGCCAGTCCGACCCGCTCGTCGAGGCCGCGCGCTACCGGCTGCGACGCGACGCCGAGGCGCGTGGCGAGCAGGTCGAGGAAGCGAACGCGGGCCAGCCCTCGATGGACCAGCGGGCGCAGATCGTCGAGACGGCCATCCAGCAGGCGATCCGGCGCGGCGACTTCGACAACCTCCCGGGCGCGGGCAAGCCGCTCCCGGGGTTGACGGGCACCCACGACCCGGACTGGTGGATCCGCCGCAAGATCGAGCGCGAGCAGCTGACCGGCCTCGGTCCGCCGGCGCTGATGCTGCGCACCGAGGACACGGAGCTGGACGCGCGGCTCGACCGGCTGGCGTCCGAGGCTGCGGTGCGCGAGCACCTCGAGGGGTTCAACCGCCGGATCGTCGAGGCGCGGCGGCAGCTGCAGGGCGGACCGCCGGTCGTCACGCCGACGCGCGACGTCGACGAGGAGGTCGCCCGCTGGCGGCAGCGACGCGAGGAGCGCATCCGGCAGGCCGACGAGACTCGTCGCGCGCAGCAGGAGGCCTGGGCCGCCCTCTCCCGCCGGGAGCGCCGCCGCCTGCGCCGCGAGAACGGCCGCTGA